A region of Kribbella sp. NBC_01245 DNA encodes the following proteins:
- the dgoD gene encoding galactonate dehydratase, with the protein MKIVGYETFLVAPRWQFLRIDTDEGISGWGEPIVEGRAEAVQGAITALMEYLVGTDPLRIEDHWQTLAKGGFYRGGPVLSSALAGIDQALWDIKGRYHEAPVHELLGGPVRDRVRMYTWVGGADPAKLVDDALAKIASGFTAIKLNIAETLPPVPSAAQVRAMVHRVETLRTAVGDEIDIALDFHGRFSSAATRRILPLLEPLLPLFVEEPVLPDFARDLRRITEATSIPIATGERLYSRWDFRDVLSTGIAVAQPDLSHAGGISEVRRIAAMAEAYDVVIAPHCPLGPIALAASLQIDLATPNFLIQEQSLGIEYGGGSALLDYVTDPQVFAFVDGHIDRLAGPGLGIDINEDAVRTAATKGHTWRSPLQRHPDNSFAEW; encoded by the coding sequence ATGAAGATCGTCGGCTACGAGACCTTCCTCGTGGCACCACGCTGGCAGTTCCTGCGGATCGACACCGACGAAGGAATCAGCGGCTGGGGCGAGCCGATCGTCGAGGGCAGGGCCGAGGCGGTCCAGGGTGCGATCACCGCGCTGATGGAGTACCTCGTCGGCACCGATCCGCTACGGATCGAGGACCACTGGCAGACGCTCGCCAAGGGCGGCTTCTATCGCGGTGGCCCGGTGCTGTCGAGCGCTCTGGCCGGGATCGACCAGGCGCTCTGGGACATCAAGGGCCGCTATCACGAGGCGCCCGTTCACGAACTGCTCGGCGGACCGGTGCGCGATCGGGTCCGGATGTACACCTGGGTGGGCGGTGCCGATCCCGCCAAGCTCGTCGATGACGCGCTGGCCAAGATCGCCAGCGGTTTCACGGCGATCAAGCTCAACATCGCCGAGACGTTGCCGCCGGTGCCGAGTGCCGCTCAGGTGCGCGCGATGGTGCACCGCGTGGAGACTCTGCGCACCGCGGTCGGCGACGAGATCGACATCGCGCTGGACTTCCACGGTCGTTTCAGTAGCGCCGCGACCCGACGGATCCTGCCACTGCTCGAGCCCCTGCTGCCGTTGTTCGTCGAGGAGCCGGTGCTTCCGGATTTCGCCCGCGACCTGCGCCGGATCACCGAGGCGACCAGCATCCCGATCGCGACCGGCGAGCGGCTCTACTCGCGCTGGGACTTCCGCGATGTGCTCTCCACCGGCATCGCCGTCGCCCAGCCGGACCTCTCCCATGCGGGCGGCATCTCGGAGGTACGACGCATCGCCGCGATGGCCGAGGCGTACGACGTGGTGATCGCGCCGCACTGCCCACTCGGCCCGATCGCCTTGGCGGCCAGCCTCCAGATCGACCTGGCGACGCCGAACTTCCTCATCCAGGAGCAGAGCCTCGGCATCGAGTACGGCGGCGGCAGCGCGCTTCTCGACTACGTCACCGACCCCCAGGTCTTCGCCTTCGTAGACGGCCACATCGACCGCCTAGCCGGACCAGGCCTCGGCATCGACATCA